From Rudanella lutea DSM 19387, a single genomic window includes:
- a CDS encoding FecR domain-containing protein: protein MSDELLGKYIAGEATADEQAAVRRWLSESPDHPAELARLERIWVAAGKRSGPTQAPAFDTDRAWQRLHGQMHRPAVSAEPTVQVPARRGLPGWWRVTRVAAVALLIGTVAFLTYQSYQNPNPIDPTTTTLLTQSTTNSTRRLTLPDGSTVLLNRQSSLRYPDAFDGETREVTLTGEAFFDVKPNANQPFIIHAQDTDVRVVGTSFGVRAYNRNVEVSVKTGRVVVRKQRQEVAVTPGQQVQVDSTADTLRRLPAFDANTLAYSTRRLQFTNQPLSGVIGTLSRYYGTDIQLSATQLRDCRLTAEFENESVETVLGIVAETLQLTVKPTGNGYVLSGTGCGPSAQ, encoded by the coding sequence ATGTCAGACGAACTGCTGGGCAAATACATAGCCGGAGAGGCCACCGCCGACGAGCAGGCTGCTGTGCGCCGGTGGCTTTCGGAAAGCCCCGACCACCCCGCCGAGCTGGCCCGGCTCGAACGCATCTGGGTGGCAGCGGGCAAGCGGTCGGGGCCGACCCAAGCCCCGGCTTTTGATACCGACCGGGCCTGGCAACGGCTACATGGGCAGATGCACCGCCCGGCCGTATCGGCAGAACCGACGGTACAGGTACCCGCCCGCCGGGGGCTACCCGGTTGGTGGCGGGTAACCCGCGTGGCAGCGGTGGCCCTGCTCATCGGCACCGTTGCGTTTCTGACGTATCAATCCTACCAAAACCCCAACCCTATCGACCCGACAACTACTACCTTACTGACCCAATCGACCACCAACAGTACCCGGCGGCTTACCCTGCCCGATGGCTCAACGGTGCTGCTCAACCGCCAAAGCTCGCTGCGATACCCCGATGCGTTTGATGGCGAAACCCGCGAGGTAACTCTGACCGGTGAGGCTTTTTTCGACGTGAAACCAAACGCGAATCAGCCGTTTATCATCCACGCCCAGGATACCGATGTGCGGGTGGTAGGTACGTCGTTTGGCGTACGGGCCTACAACCGCAACGTGGAGGTATCGGTGAAAACAGGCCGGGTAGTGGTCAGGAAACAACGCCAGGAGGTAGCCGTAACGCCCGGTCAGCAGGTACAGGTCGACTCGACGGCCGACACGCTCCGGCGGCTCCCGGCTTTCGACGCCAACACGCTGGCGTACAGCACCCGGCGGCTCCAGTTTACGAACCAGCCGCTGTCGGGGGTAATCGGGACGCTCAGCCGCTATTACGGGACCGATATTCAACTTTCAGCCACGCAACTACGCGACTGCCGACTGACCGCCGAGTTCGAAAACGAGTCGGTCGAGACGGTGCTGGGCATCGTGGCCGAAACGCTGCAACTTACCGTAAAGCCCACCGGCAACGGGTATGTGCTCAGCGGCACGGGCTGTGGCCCATCGGCCCAGTAA
- a CDS encoding PQQ-binding-like beta-propeller repeat protein has protein sequence MRFRVLLLLTCFCWLCTVAVAQPIRFAFVTDTHVGAPETAAEDLRRTVADINALPDIDFVVFTGDVTDFGTEEELTTAKQIMDGLTRKWYIFPGNHDTKWSENGCNRFREVFGAERFAFDFGKYRFIGCGSGPNMRMSPGLVAREDVLWLRAEVEKLRGTDRPVIFMNHYPLDDALANWYLLTDELKKTNVQAALCGHGHANKAMNYEGIPATMGRSNLRAKDAVGGYNLVTIRNDTMTFAVRTPTVGAQSGQTALPWRTIVLENHRFGQASKPYPRPSYAVNEQYPQVQAVWEKQDSSDVGAGIVSDGKYAFYPNTNGNLVALSLADGSVKWRFQTGGKVYSTPALYKNRLVFASTDGTIYCLDSRTGRQRWARKTGKAIVASPLIDRKTVYIGSSEGKFRALALKNGAEQWTFDKVNGFIESIPVADKDRVYVGSWGSTLYALNRQTGALDWSWTNGKSRNFSPAAGTPQIVGGRIFLQTPDRTVTALDAQTGREIWKSNKHKGFESSGLSEDGSLVYVKCMNDTLWALSTRSAQLQPEWFVNCRYGYEISPSPVTERGGYIFIPTDDGSVYAVDRQTRQVAWAHKLSNAMVNRIWPLNGREVLVTTMDGKVARLRF, from the coding sequence ATGCGCTTTCGCGTTTTGCTTCTCCTCACTTGCTTTTGTTGGCTTTGCACAGTGGCTGTGGCTCAGCCCATTCGGTTCGCGTTTGTGACCGACACCCACGTGGGTGCGCCCGAAACAGCCGCCGAAGACCTCCGCCGGACCGTGGCCGACATCAACGCCCTGCCCGACATCGACTTTGTGGTGTTTACGGGCGACGTGACTGATTTTGGCACCGAAGAGGAGTTGACTACGGCCAAACAAATTATGGACGGGCTCACCCGGAAATGGTACATCTTTCCCGGTAACCATGACACGAAGTGGTCGGAGAACGGCTGTAACCGGTTTCGCGAAGTGTTCGGGGCCGAACGGTTTGCCTTCGACTTTGGGAAATACCGGTTTATTGGGTGCGGGAGCGGCCCCAACATGCGGATGTCGCCGGGGCTGGTCGCCCGCGAGGATGTGCTTTGGCTGCGGGCCGAGGTCGAGAAGCTCCGGGGCACCGACCGCCCGGTTATATTTATGAATCACTACCCGCTCGACGACGCCCTCGCTAACTGGTACCTGCTCACCGACGAACTGAAAAAAACGAATGTACAGGCTGCTTTGTGCGGACATGGACATGCCAACAAGGCGATGAACTACGAGGGGATTCCGGCCACTATGGGCCGCTCGAACCTGCGGGCCAAAGACGCCGTGGGTGGTTATAATCTGGTCACGATCCGAAACGACACCATGACGTTTGCCGTCAGGACTCCCACGGTGGGCGCACAGTCCGGGCAAACCGCCTTACCCTGGCGCACTATTGTGCTGGAGAATCACCGGTTCGGGCAGGCATCGAAACCGTACCCACGCCCCTCGTATGCCGTGAATGAGCAATACCCGCAGGTGCAGGCCGTCTGGGAAAAACAAGACAGCAGCGATGTAGGCGCCGGGATTGTGTCGGACGGGAAATACGCGTTTTACCCCAATACCAACGGTAATCTGGTGGCGCTTTCGTTGGCCGATGGGTCGGTGAAATGGCGGTTTCAGACCGGCGGCAAGGTGTACTCGACACCCGCCCTGTACAAAAATCGACTGGTGTTTGCCTCTACCGACGGCACCATTTACTGCCTCGATTCCCGCACGGGCCGCCAACGCTGGGCCCGCAAAACCGGCAAGGCGATTGTGGCCAGCCCGCTCATCGACCGGAAAACGGTGTACATCGGCAGTTCGGAAGGGAAATTTCGGGCGTTGGCCCTTAAAAACGGAGCCGAGCAATGGACGTTTGACAAGGTGAACGGGTTTATTGAGTCGATACCCGTAGCCGACAAAGACCGGGTGTATGTAGGGTCGTGGGGGTCGACGTTGTACGCCCTCAACCGCCAAACGGGCGCCCTCGACTGGAGCTGGACCAACGGTAAAAGCCGTAATTTCTCGCCCGCGGCCGGCACCCCTCAGATAGTGGGCGGGCGGATTTTCCTGCAAACGCCCGACCGTACCGTGACCGCACTCGATGCCCAAACGGGCCGCGAAATCTGGAAATCGAACAAGCACAAGGGCTTTGAGTCGAGTGGACTTTCGGAAGATGGCTCGCTCGTGTACGTCAAGTGTATGAACGACACGCTCTGGGCCCTGTCGACGCGGTCGGCGCAGCTACAGCCTGAGTGGTTTGTCAACTGCCGGTACGGCTACGAAATAAGCCCCTCGCCTGTGACGGAGCGGGGTGGGTACATTTTTATCCCCACCGACGACGGGTCCGTGTACGCCGTTGACCGGCAAACCCGGCAGGTGGCCTGGGCGCATAAACTCTCCAATGCGATGGTCAACCGGATTTGGCCCCTCAACGGCCGCGAGGTGTTGGTCACAACGATGGACGGGAAAGTGGCCCGGCTGAGGTTCTGA
- a CDS encoding RNA polymerase sigma-70 factor: MQETILPSVQLTDQHTLDAIREGNERVFETLFREHYGALCQYAYTLLRDRDDAEEEVQALFLTFWERRENLLISTSLKAYLFRSVHNRCLNRIKHLSIREEHRQHVTHAGESPSLSPMDALAGQELSERIDEAMKQLPEQCRRVFYLSRFEELRYGEIAERLGISIKTVENQIGKALRMLRLELADFLVLWLLLYQTCKVFETLQV; encoded by the coding sequence TTGCAGGAGACCATTCTACCATCGGTGCAGTTGACGGATCAGCATACTCTCGACGCCATTCGGGAGGGCAACGAGCGGGTGTTCGAAACCTTGTTTCGCGAACACTACGGGGCCCTTTGCCAGTATGCTTACACACTGCTGCGCGACCGCGACGATGCCGAAGAAGAGGTGCAGGCCCTGTTTCTGACGTTTTGGGAACGGCGCGAGAACCTGCTCATCAGCACCTCACTCAAAGCCTACCTGTTTCGGTCGGTACACAACCGATGTCTCAACCGCATCAAGCACCTGTCTATCCGCGAAGAACACCGGCAACACGTGACCCATGCTGGCGAATCACCAAGCCTGTCGCCCATGGATGCCCTGGCGGGGCAGGAGTTGAGCGAACGCATCGACGAAGCCATGAAACAACTTCCCGAACAATGCCGACGGGTGTTTTACCTGAGCCGGTTTGAGGAGTTACGCTATGGCGAAATTGCCGAACGACTGGGTATTTCGATTAAAACGGTTGAAAATCAAATTGGAAAAGCCCTACGGATGTTGCGGCTTGAGCTGGCCGATTTTCTGGTTTTGTGGCTCCTTCTGTATCAAACCTGCAAGGTCTTCGAGACCTTACAGGTTTAA
- a CDS encoding STN and carboxypeptidase regulatory-like domain-containing protein, whose amino-acid sequence MVRILLFFFLVCIIYPAGAQPASPLDRLVSVDARNERLGDVLRQISQQANFGFSYNPAVVNDTRTVTLRLSKQPVRVVLVRLFEGQTVSWKARGNHVLLLGEGETRKEPSHFFLDGYIIDEQTGNRIGAASVYERTSLASTVSNPYGYYRLKLARDLPTNARVEVRKRLYVGESVTLGARQSRTVDVRLRPLPTPPASATVAATNPAPIATRQPPVVADTTPTDLANRAPALPPPSADSTSNPTRRTGWDQTLLSLERVYEVARQIIHRQNLDADTLYRPFQISLLPYIGTNHRLSNHVINHLSVNLFSGTSLGVTGIEIGGFMNHIRGNVQGMQLAGFANFVGHNVYGFQSAGFLNQTQGDVEGGQAAGFMNGVRGNVSGLQLAGFLNRVRGKATHSLQAAGWANKTEGDANRVIQLAGFSNRTRDLRNGLQVAGFINHARVVRRGVQIAPINVADSSGSVPIGLLSFVRQNGFRRFEVSANETFPVNLSYRTGVRRFYNLLTVGAKPADLTGSPVWQAGYGIGTAFGLGRTWLVSVDVSSHAVWNSRTEALFDNWKPALLLRGTPTLEKRFGRLALAAGPSVVFYHLSNATNPLQNTRLLISDNPAVDQLTFSNRNWTSWIGWQAGLRWTN is encoded by the coding sequence ATGGTACGCATTCTTCTCTTCTTTTTTCTGGTCTGTATCATCTACCCCGCCGGGGCGCAACCGGCCTCGCCCCTCGACCGGCTGGTGTCGGTTGATGCCCGCAACGAACGGCTCGGCGATGTGCTTCGACAAATTTCGCAACAGGCCAATTTTGGTTTCTCGTACAACCCAGCCGTGGTCAACGACACCCGAACCGTTACCCTCCGGCTGAGCAAGCAACCGGTGCGGGTGGTATTGGTTCGGCTGTTCGAGGGGCAGACCGTCAGCTGGAAGGCACGGGGCAACCACGTATTGCTGCTGGGCGAGGGCGAAACGCGGAAAGAGCCGTCGCATTTTTTTCTGGATGGATACATCATCGACGAGCAAACAGGCAACCGCATTGGGGCTGCGAGTGTGTACGAACGCACTTCCCTGGCTTCGACGGTGAGTAATCCGTACGGCTATTACCGGCTGAAACTGGCTCGCGACCTGCCTACCAACGCCCGCGTAGAAGTTCGCAAACGGTTGTATGTCGGTGAGTCCGTCACGTTGGGAGCGCGGCAGTCGCGCACGGTCGATGTGCGGTTGCGCCCTCTGCCCACCCCACCGGCTTCGGCTACTGTAGCAGCTACCAACCCGGCCCCGATAGCCACCCGGCAGCCGCCAGTGGTTGCCGATACCACCCCCACCGACCTCGCCAATCGGGCTCCGGCCCTGCCCCCGCCCTCCGCCGACTCGACCAGCAACCCAACCCGCCGAACGGGCTGGGACCAAACGCTGCTCTCGCTCGAACGGGTGTATGAAGTGGCCCGGCAAATTATTCACCGCCAAAACCTTGATGCTGATACCCTTTACCGGCCGTTTCAAATTTCGCTCCTGCCTTACATCGGCACCAACCACCGGCTGAGCAATCACGTCATCAACCATCTGTCGGTCAACCTGTTTTCGGGTACATCACTGGGCGTTACGGGTATCGAAATAGGTGGCTTTATGAACCACATCCGAGGCAACGTACAGGGCATGCAACTGGCCGGTTTTGCCAATTTTGTGGGCCACAATGTGTACGGATTCCAGAGCGCGGGCTTTCTGAACCAGACCCAGGGCGACGTAGAAGGCGGGCAGGCGGCCGGGTTTATGAACGGGGTGCGGGGTAACGTAAGCGGCCTGCAACTGGCGGGTTTTCTGAACCGTGTGCGGGGTAAGGCTACGCACAGCCTGCAAGCCGCCGGGTGGGCCAACAAAACCGAGGGCGATGCCAACCGAGTGATTCAGCTGGCCGGATTCTCGAACCGCACCCGCGACCTCCGCAATGGCCTTCAGGTGGCCGGGTTTATCAATCACGCCCGTGTGGTCAGGCGCGGGGTTCAGATTGCCCCCATCAACGTAGCCGACTCATCGGGCAGTGTTCCGATTGGGTTGCTGAGTTTTGTGCGCCAAAACGGCTTCCGGCGGTTTGAGGTAAGCGCCAACGAAACGTTTCCGGTCAACCTCAGCTACCGAACGGGCGTTCGGCGGTTTTATAACCTGCTCACCGTTGGGGCCAAACCAGCCGACCTGACCGGCTCACCGGTTTGGCAGGCTGGCTACGGCATAGGCACGGCCTTCGGGCTGGGCCGCACCTGGCTGGTTAGTGTCGATGTTAGTAGTCATGCGGTCTGGAATAGCCGCACCGAAGCCCTTTTCGACAACTGGAAACCCGCCCTACTATTGCGCGGCACCCCTACCCTCGAAAAACGCTTCGGCCGACTGGCACTCGCGGCCGGGCCGTCGGTGGTGTTTTACCACCTCAGTAATGCCACCAATCCGCTGCAAAACACCCGGCTGCTCATTTCGGACAACCCCGCCGTTGACCAGCTGACATTCAGCAACCGGAACTGGACCAGCTGGATTGGCTGGCAGGCAGGCCTCCGCTGGACAAACTAA
- a CDS encoding M16 family metallopeptidase has translation MLSIKQRFRMGWVAGLLLVCSLMVHAQTPKTAAWKTGTSPGGYTYKYLANDPMQARFYTLKNGLTVMLSVNRKEPRIFTFIPTRAGSNTDPRTNTGLAHYLEHMLFKGTDRFGTLDWAKEKPLLDKIDALYEQYNKTTDESKRKEIYKQIDAASGEAAKYAIANEYDKLMASMGAQGSNAFTSYEQTVYLEDIPANALDRFLAVQAERFRKPVLRIFHTELEAVYEEKNRSLDNDGRKVQEATMAALFPTHNYGQQTTIGTVEHLKNPSLVEIRNYFDKYYVPNNMAVIMAGDFNPDQVIAKIDKAFAYMQRKPVTLYNPVPEAPLTAVQTREVFGPTPESVRISYRFPGGIAQNQAVAIMVDELMSNSAAGLIDLNLNKAQKILGGGSSPQFMKDYGVWSLFGRPKQGQSLDEVKALLLGEVAKLKSGDFDQKVMTSIVNNYKKRQIETLENNYGRADKLLEAFILSGGSSYPDMISLNDQLARVTKQQIMDFANEYLRDNYVVVYKRKGEDKSIVKVDKPAITPVEVNREAQSPFLQQVNNMPMGEVKPVWLDYKKDIQRGKIGKSGSVEVLYVNNPDNDLFRLAYRIPMGTNHSKLLPIATQYLAFLSTSKYSSEALSKEFFNLASDYNLYSSGDYTTVRLSGLQENFAKSVALLDHLLRNCQANEAALADLKERILKSRADNKLNKGSILQGLLSYAQYGPKNPYNNQLTNDELKALTSAQLLEVLHTLFDYPHQVIYYGPQPLAALGTGLTQAHQMPTEFKQVPARQNFKQLTQQKPEVLFADYDMVQSEIFWVRNTGDFDPAQLPTVNLFNNYFGGNMASVVFQTLRESKALAYSTYANYDIPDRKDEQFSVSAYIGSQADKFHEAVAGMNELLNALPQSDKLLETAKVGMKKNLQTERIRQDAIIYNYLDAVEKGIDYDARQKTYESIDKMGYADLKQFADTQLANKPYTLCVVASEKRVTPNDLGKYGAVKKLTLEEIFGY, from the coding sequence ATGCTATCCATAAAACAACGATTCAGAATGGGATGGGTTGCGGGCCTTTTGTTGGTCTGTAGCCTGATGGTCCATGCACAAACGCCTAAAACAGCCGCCTGGAAAACGGGCACCTCGCCGGGGGGCTACACCTACAAGTACCTCGCCAACGACCCCATGCAGGCCCGGTTCTACACGCTCAAAAACGGCCTCACGGTCATGTTGAGCGTGAATCGGAAAGAGCCGCGCATCTTTACGTTTATCCCGACGCGGGCAGGTTCCAACACCGACCCCCGCACCAACACGGGTCTGGCGCACTACCTCGAACACATGCTTTTCAAAGGTACCGACCGGTTCGGGACGCTCGACTGGGCGAAAGAAAAGCCGTTGCTCGATAAAATTGACGCCCTGTATGAGCAGTACAACAAAACGACGGATGAGAGTAAGCGTAAAGAGATTTACAAGCAGATTGATGCCGCATCGGGCGAAGCGGCCAAATATGCCATTGCCAACGAGTACGACAAGCTGATGGCGTCGATGGGGGCGCAGGGCTCCAACGCCTTCACCTCGTACGAACAAACGGTGTATCTGGAAGACATCCCGGCCAACGCCCTCGACCGTTTTCTGGCGGTGCAGGCCGAGCGGTTCCGTAAGCCGGTGCTACGGATTTTCCATACCGAACTCGAAGCGGTGTATGAAGAAAAAAACCGCTCGCTCGACAACGACGGCCGCAAAGTACAGGAGGCCACCATGGCGGCTCTGTTCCCGACCCATAACTACGGGCAGCAGACTACCATTGGTACCGTGGAGCACCTCAAAAACCCGTCGCTGGTTGAGATTCGTAACTATTTCGACAAGTATTACGTACCCAACAACATGGCCGTGATTATGGCGGGTGATTTTAACCCCGATCAGGTCATTGCCAAAATCGACAAGGCGTTTGCCTACATGCAGCGTAAGCCGGTGACCCTGTACAACCCCGTGCCGGAGGCCCCGCTTACGGCCGTGCAGACCCGCGAAGTGTTCGGCCCCACGCCCGAATCGGTCCGAATCAGTTACCGGTTTCCGGGTGGAATTGCGCAGAATCAGGCAGTAGCCATCATGGTCGATGAACTGATGTCGAACTCGGCAGCCGGTCTGATTGACCTGAACCTGAACAAAGCGCAGAAAATTCTGGGCGGTGGCTCGTCGCCCCAGTTCATGAAAGACTACGGCGTGTGGAGCTTGTTTGGTCGGCCGAAACAGGGCCAATCGCTCGATGAGGTAAAGGCCTTGCTGCTGGGCGAAGTGGCCAAGCTGAAAAGTGGCGACTTCGACCAGAAGGTAATGACCTCGATTGTGAACAACTACAAAAAGCGGCAGATCGAAACGCTGGAAAACAATTATGGCCGGGCCGATAAGCTGCTCGAAGCCTTTATTCTGTCGGGTGGCAGTTCGTACCCGGATATGATTAGCCTGAACGACCAACTCGCGCGGGTGACGAAGCAGCAGATCATGGATTTTGCCAACGAGTACCTGCGCGACAACTACGTGGTGGTGTACAAGCGCAAGGGCGAAGATAAGAGCATTGTGAAGGTGGATAAACCCGCCATTACCCCCGTCGAGGTGAACCGCGAAGCACAGTCGCCGTTTTTGCAGCAGGTAAACAACATGCCCATGGGCGAGGTGAAACCCGTGTGGCTCGATTACAAGAAAGATATTCAGCGCGGAAAAATCGGCAAATCGGGCTCGGTAGAGGTGTTGTACGTCAACAACCCCGACAACGACCTGTTTCGGTTGGCATACCGGATTCCGATGGGCACCAACCACAGCAAACTGCTGCCCATTGCAACGCAGTACCTGGCGTTTCTGAGCACGAGCAAGTACTCATCGGAGGCTTTGAGCAAGGAGTTTTTCAACCTCGCCAGCGATTACAACCTGTATTCGTCGGGCGATTACACTACCGTTCGGTTGTCGGGCTTGCAGGAGAACTTCGCGAAAAGTGTAGCCTTGCTCGACCATCTGTTGCGGAATTGCCAGGCCAACGAAGCGGCTTTGGCCGACCTGAAAGAGCGGATTCTAAAATCGCGGGCCGACAACAAGCTGAACAAAGGCTCTATTTTGCAGGGCTTGCTCAGTTACGCGCAGTACGGCCCCAAAAATCCGTACAATAATCAGCTCACCAACGACGAACTGAAGGCCCTCACGTCGGCTCAGTTGCTGGAGGTGCTGCACACCTTGTTCGATTACCCGCATCAGGTTATTTATTACGGTCCGCAGCCGTTGGCCGCCCTCGGTACGGGCCTGACGCAGGCGCATCAGATGCCGACCGAGTTTAAGCAGGTACCTGCCCGGCAGAACTTCAAACAACTGACGCAGCAGAAGCCCGAAGTACTGTTTGCTGATTACGACATGGTACAGTCGGAGATTTTCTGGGTGCGTAATACCGGCGATTTCGACCCGGCTCAGTTGCCTACGGTTAACCTGTTCAACAATTACTTCGGTGGTAATATGGCCTCGGTGGTGTTTCAGACCCTGCGCGAGTCGAAAGCGCTGGCGTACTCGACCTATGCCAACTACGACATCCCGGATCGTAAAGACGAGCAGTTTTCGGTGAGTGCGTACATTGGTAGTCAGGCCGATAAATTCCATGAAGCGGTGGCGGGTATGAACGAGTTGCTCAATGCCTTGCCGCAGTCGGATAAGTTACTCGAAACGGCGAAGGTGGGTATGAAAAAGAACCTGCAAACGGAGCGAATCCGGCAGGACGCCATTATCTACAACTACCTCGATGCGGTGGAAAAAGGCATCGACTACGACGCCCGCCAGAAGACATATGAGTCCATTGACAAAATGGGGTACGCCGACCTGAAGCAGTTTGCTGATACGCAACTGGCCAACAAGCCGTACACGCTTTGCGTGGTGGCGTCGGAGAAGCGCGTCACCCCGAACGATCTGGGCAAATATGGCGCAGTGAAAAAGCTAACGCTGGAAGAGATTTTCGGGTATTAA
- a CDS encoding endonuclease domain-containing protein, producing the protein MAQVHNLSILKEIRQSLRNEATEAEEALWACLRRSQLAGRKFRRQHSVGYFVLDFYCPSERLAIELDGSVHDEIAVQAYDEERQQAIESLNIRVLRFRNDEVLHHVDSVLMRIRQAFVR; encoded by the coding sequence ATGGCCCAAGTCCATAATCTGAGCATTTTAAAGGAAATTCGGCAGTCGCTCCGAAATGAAGCTACCGAGGCTGAAGAGGCTTTGTGGGCCTGTCTGCGCCGAAGCCAGTTAGCAGGTCGAAAGTTTCGACGTCAGCACAGCGTTGGCTATTTTGTGCTTGATTTTTACTGTCCCTCCGAACGTCTGGCAATTGAACTTGACGGTAGCGTGCACGACGAGATAGCTGTGCAGGCATACGACGAAGAACGTCAGCAGGCGATAGAAAGCCTCAACATTCGTGTCTTACGATTTCGGAACGACGAAGTGCTGCACCATGTCGATTCGGTGTTGATGAGAATTCGTCAGGCATTTGTAAGGTAG